A genomic region of Halobaculum lipolyticum contains the following coding sequences:
- a CDS encoding alpha/beta fold hydrolase, producing the protein MESLRTTLGVPVDHEFREVNDTTLHVVAAGDPADPLVVLLHGFPEFWYGWHRAVAPLVAAGYRVLVPDQRGYNRSAKPAGVRPYRLTELSRDVVALIRSDGYESARVVGHDWGAFVAWDLALRHPERVDRLGVVNVPHPTAFRRALLGNRDQLRRSWYAFAFQLPVLPEWAAARDDFALWTRVLTGSVPEGTFTDADLDRYRTAWGRPGAARAMTNWYRAVPRYPRLPPRERVAAPTLVLWGERDEALVPELAPASVALCDDGRLERFPDAGHFLTHERPTAVADLLVDHLNG; encoded by the coding sequence ATGGAGTCACTCCGGACGACGCTCGGCGTCCCCGTCGACCACGAGTTCCGCGAGGTGAACGACACCACGCTCCACGTCGTCGCCGCCGGCGACCCGGCCGACCCGCTCGTCGTCCTCCTGCACGGGTTCCCGGAGTTCTGGTACGGCTGGCACCGCGCCGTCGCGCCGCTGGTCGCGGCGGGCTACCGCGTGCTCGTCCCCGACCAGCGGGGCTACAACCGCAGCGCGAAGCCCGCGGGCGTCCGTCCGTACCGGCTGACCGAACTGTCGCGCGACGTCGTCGCCCTCATCCGCTCGGACGGCTACGAGTCGGCCCGCGTCGTCGGCCACGACTGGGGCGCGTTCGTCGCGTGGGACCTGGCGCTGCGACACCCCGAGCGGGTCGACCGCCTCGGCGTCGTCAACGTGCCGCACCCGACCGCGTTCCGGCGGGCGTTGCTCGGGAACCGCGACCAGTTGCGCCGGAGTTGGTACGCGTTCGCGTTCCAACTCCCGGTGCTCCCCGAGTGGGCCGCCGCCCGCGACGACTTCGCCCTGTGGACCCGCGTGCTGACCGGGAGCGTCCCGGAGGGGACGTTCACCGACGCCGACCTGGACCGCTACCGGACGGCGTGGGGGCGCCCGGGCGCCGCGCGGGCGATGACGAACTGGTACCGCGCGGTCCCCCGCTACCCGCGGCTCCCGCCGCGCGAGCGCGTCGCCGCGCCGACGCTGGTTCTGTGGGGAGAACGGGACGAGGCGCTCGTCCCCGAGTTGGCGCCCGCGAGCGTGGCGTTGTGTGACGACGGCCGGCTCGAACGCTTCCCCGACGCCGGCCACTTCCTCACCCACGAACGGCCGACCGCCGTCGCGGACCTGCTCGTCGACCACCTGAACGGGTAG
- a CDS encoding cobalamin-independent methionine synthase II family protein, with the protein MTQTHERIPTTHIGSLPRPPELLELLTRREDGEAVDPDEWESTVADATRDVVGRQAETGIDIANNGEQSRVSFNWYVADRLTGIEGKRETELWADLQAFPDYAEETFKTDVIDLSMHPVVTDAVEYVGREEAEAELDGFRAALAETDADFEDTFVTSASPSVVTATHVDEHYGDYEEYLFAVADAMAEEYELVADAGFTLQIDAPELLTVGHTAAYADEPLSAARDATRLHVDALNEALSNVPAEQVRLHTCWGSYEGPHHLDTDLVEMLPAIYEADISGLSVEQANPRHQHEYRAFADQPLPDGWTLIPGVVDVKTNVVDHPETIADRLERVADAVDDGTPLVAAPDCGFGTQAGIGMVDPEIAWAKLEALGEGAAIAGERIYG; encoded by the coding sequence ATGACACAGACCCACGAGCGGATCCCGACGACGCACATCGGCAGTCTGCCGCGGCCGCCCGAACTGCTCGAGTTGCTGACGCGACGCGAGGACGGCGAAGCGGTCGATCCCGACGAGTGGGAGTCGACCGTCGCGGACGCGACGCGCGACGTCGTCGGCAGGCAGGCCGAGACGGGCATCGACATCGCGAACAACGGCGAGCAGTCGCGCGTCTCGTTCAACTGGTACGTCGCCGACCGGCTCACCGGGATCGAGGGGAAGCGGGAGACGGAGCTGTGGGCGGACCTGCAGGCGTTCCCCGACTACGCCGAGGAGACGTTCAAGACGGACGTCATCGACCTCTCGATGCACCCCGTCGTGACCGACGCCGTCGAGTACGTCGGCCGCGAGGAGGCCGAAGCGGAACTGGACGGCTTCCGAGCCGCGCTGGCGGAGACCGACGCCGACTTCGAGGACACCTTCGTCACGTCCGCGTCGCCGAGCGTCGTCACGGCCACCCACGTCGACGAGCACTACGGCGACTACGAGGAGTACCTGTTCGCCGTCGCGGACGCGATGGCCGAGGAGTACGAACTCGTCGCCGACGCCGGGTTCACGCTCCAGATCGACGCGCCGGAACTGCTGACCGTCGGCCACACCGCCGCCTACGCCGACGAGCCGCTCTCGGCCGCCAGAGACGCCACGCGCCTCCACGTCGACGCGCTCAACGAGGCGCTGTCGAACGTCCCCGCCGAGCAGGTCCGGCTCCACACCTGCTGGGGCAGCTACGAGGGACCCCACCACCTCGACACCGATCTCGTCGAGATGCTCCCGGCGATCTACGAGGCCGACATCTCCGGTCTCAGCGTCGAACAGGCGAACCCCCGCCACCAACACGAGTACCGCGCGTTCGCCGACCAGCCGCTCCCCGACGGCTGGACGCTGATCCCCGGCGTCGTCGACGTGAAGACGAACGTCGTCGACCACCCCGAGACGATCGCCGACCGGCTGGAGCGGGTCGCGGACGCGGTCGACGACGGGACGCCCTTGGTCGCCGCACCCGACTGCGGCTTCGGCACGCAGGCCGGCATCGGGATGGTCGACCCGGAGATCGCGTGGGCGAAGCTCGAAGCGCTCGGCGAGGGCGCAGCGATCGCCGGCGAGCGCATCTACGGCTAG
- a CDS encoding cation:proton antiporter, with protein MGGVESQLIGVLYLFAIAAVVGVVAARYARVQYTTGLLVAGLAVSVLGSPVEVTITSEVILLVILPALIFDDAIGIDVEAFRENLVPVLALAVVGMLVSVAVVAVVGQVVFGFPLALAVLFGAIVMPTDPVSILAVFDDLGVPERLTVLVEGESLLNDGVSIVVYAAVLGVVVEADERAVAVTDLVSPAGFLADVGVGILVALVGGAAVGAAAGSLASTLIARVDDRLTAVVVTLLVAYGVYLILDLLGSSGVIGTLTAGLVLASGHGGADISRETRYSIDVIWSYAAFVGNTVLFVAIGILIPFDLLVRNLPTILVAAVVVFLARAVVVYPLVGVLNRRLVVPIPRRYQHVLTWSGIHASVSIALVLGVAETITAPVTERLSALVFGVAAITLLVNGSTMGWVVDRLGIRTTNPRQRLYQTLVGRRNGVEAAIDTADRLLEAGDIPRRVHEDVIGAYRRERADLNAAIDALLETSPEVRRHERRIATRRVLRAEYEAIDGALQRGEVDRDVGERLLGDVERRLDRTRHEPDAAVPSPASSTDWRARLATVGLSLDVGGNADDSVSVDTDADADTDTDTDTDTTGPEDSDRSA; from the coding sequence ATGGGCGGCGTCGAGTCGCAGCTGATCGGCGTCCTCTACCTGTTCGCCATCGCGGCGGTCGTCGGCGTGGTGGCCGCCCGGTACGCCCGCGTCCAGTACACGACCGGACTCCTGGTCGCCGGGCTGGCGGTCTCGGTTCTCGGGTCGCCGGTCGAGGTGACGATCACCTCCGAGGTGATCCTGCTCGTCATCTTGCCGGCGCTGATCTTCGACGACGCAATCGGCATCGACGTCGAGGCGTTCCGCGAGAACCTGGTGCCGGTCCTCGCGCTCGCGGTCGTCGGCATGCTGGTGTCGGTCGCGGTCGTCGCCGTCGTCGGGCAGGTCGTGTTCGGCTTCCCGCTCGCGTTGGCGGTCCTGTTCGGCGCCATCGTGATGCCGACGGATCCGGTGTCGATCCTCGCGGTGTTCGACGACCTCGGGGTGCCCGAGCGACTGACGGTGCTCGTGGAGGGAGAGAGCCTGTTGAACGACGGCGTGTCGATCGTGGTGTACGCCGCGGTGCTCGGGGTGGTCGTGGAGGCCGACGAGCGCGCCGTCGCGGTGACCGACCTCGTCTCGCCCGCGGGGTTCCTCGCCGACGTCGGTGTCGGCATCCTCGTCGCGCTCGTCGGCGGCGCGGCCGTCGGCGCCGCGGCCGGCTCCCTCGCGTCGACCCTGATCGCCCGCGTCGACGACCGACTGACCGCGGTGGTGGTCACGCTCCTGGTCGCCTACGGGGTGTACCTGATCCTCGATCTCCTCGGGAGTAGCGGGGTCATCGGGACGCTCACCGCCGGGTTGGTGCTCGCGTCGGGACACGGGGGAGCGGACATCTCCCGGGAGACGCGCTACTCGATCGACGTGATCTGGAGCTACGCCGCGTTCGTCGGGAACACGGTGTTGTTCGTCGCGATCGGGATCCTCATCCCGTTCGACCTGCTCGTCCGGAACCTCCCGACGATCCTCGTGGCCGCGGTCGTCGTGTTCCTCGCGCGCGCCGTCGTCGTCTACCCGCTCGTCGGCGTGCTCAACCGTCGCCTGGTCGTGCCGATCCCACGGCGCTATCAACACGTGCTGACGTGGAGTGGCATCCACGCGTCCGTGTCGATCGCGCTCGTGTTGGGAGTCGCCGAGACGATCACAGCCCCCGTCACCGAACGGCTGTCCGCGCTGGTGTTCGGCGTCGCCGCGATCACCCTCCTGGTGAACGGCTCCACGATGGGGTGGGTCGTCGACCGGCTCGGGATCCGGACGACAAATCCCAGACAACGGCTCTACCAGACGCTCGTCGGCCGACGGAACGGTGTCGAAGCCGCGATCGACACCGCCGATCGGCTGCTCGAGGCCGGCGACATCCCGCGGCGGGTCCACGAGGACGTGATCGGCGCCTACCGTCGCGAACGGGCCGACCTCAACGCGGCGATCGACGCGCTGTTGGAGACCTCCCCCGAGGTCCGCCGCCACGAACGTCGGATCGCGACCCGACGGGTCCTCCGCGCGGAGTACGAGGCGATCGACGGCGCGCTCCAGCGCGGCGAGGTCGACCGCGACGTGGGCGAGCGACTGCTCGGCGACGTCGAGCGACGCCTCGACCGGACACGCCACGAACCGGACGCCGCCGTGCCGTCGCCCGCGTCGTCGACCGACTGGCGGGCGCGACTGGCCACGGTGGGCCTGTCACTCGACGTCGGAGGAAACGCCGACGACAGCGTCTCCGTCGACACCGACGCCGACGCTGACACCGACACCGACACCGACACCGACACCACGGGTCCCGAGGACTCCGATCGGTCGGCGTGA
- a CDS encoding NADP-dependent malic enzyme, giving the protein MTLDDDAREYHRRTPPGKIEISTTKPTNTQRDLSLAYSPGVAAPCRDIADDDELAYDYTAKGNLVGVVSDGSAVLGLGDIGAQASKPVMEGKGVLFKRFADIDVFDVELDAADPDAFVEAVAAMEPTFGGVNLEDIKAPECFEIERRLRERMDVPVFHDDQHGTAIISGAALINAVDICGKRLSELEVAFAGAGAAATATARFYVSLGVERENITMCDVDGVLSQRRVEEGEVSGTVEPFARGVDDGDLADAIRGADAFVGLSVGGIVTAEMVRSMASNPIVFAMANPDPEIGYEAAKAARDDTVVVATGRSDCPNQVNNVLGFPFIFRGALDVRATEIDEAMKRAAAEALAELARRDVPDAVVDAYGDGPLRFGPDYLIPKPLDQRVLYEVTPAVARAAMDSGTARRDIDPEAYRERLEARLGKSRELMRVVLNKAQSDPKRVALAEGEHERTIRAANRLTEEGIAEPLLVGREERIRRTVSELRLDFDPRVVDPADGSWDRYADELYRKRRRDGLTRREAGELVRTDPDYFASVMVETGDADAMLTGLTHHYPSALRPPLEVIGTAEDADYAAGVYLLTLGNRVVFCADATVNLDPDAEVLAEVTKHTATLARRFDVEPRAALLSYSDFGSVDTEGTRKPREAVATLHDDPDVDFPVDGEMQADTAVVEDLLADTYEFSRLDGPANVLVFPNLEAGNIGYKLLQRLGDAEAIGPMLVGMDKPAHVLQRGDDVNDIVNLAAVAVADAQQRSGDR; this is encoded by the coding sequence ATGACGCTCGACGACGACGCACGCGAGTACCACCGGCGGACGCCGCCCGGGAAGATCGAGATATCGACCACGAAGCCGACGAACACCCAGCGGGACCTCTCGCTGGCGTACTCCCCGGGAGTCGCCGCCCCGTGTCGCGACATCGCGGACGATGACGAACTGGCGTACGACTACACCGCGAAGGGGAACCTCGTCGGCGTCGTCTCGGACGGGTCGGCCGTGCTCGGACTGGGCGACATCGGCGCGCAGGCGTCCAAGCCCGTGATGGAGGGGAAGGGCGTCCTGTTCAAGCGCTTCGCCGACATCGACGTGTTCGACGTCGAACTCGACGCCGCCGACCCGGACGCGTTCGTGGAGGCGGTGGCGGCGATGGAGCCGACGTTCGGCGGCGTCAACCTCGAGGACATCAAAGCGCCCGAGTGCTTCGAGATCGAACGTCGCCTCCGCGAGCGCATGGACGTCCCCGTGTTCCACGACGACCAGCACGGCACCGCGATCATCTCCGGCGCCGCCCTGATCAACGCGGTCGACATCTGCGGGAAGCGGCTCTCGGAGCTGGAGGTCGCCTTCGCCGGCGCCGGCGCGGCCGCGACGGCGACCGCCCGGTTCTACGTCTCGCTCGGCGTCGAACGGGAGAACATCACGATGTGCGACGTCGACGGCGTGCTCTCCCAGCGGCGCGTCGAGGAGGGGGAGGTGAGCGGCACCGTCGAGCCGTTCGCGCGCGGCGTCGACGACGGCGACCTCGCGGACGCGATCCGCGGTGCCGACGCGTTCGTCGGCCTGTCGGTCGGCGGGATCGTCACGGCCGAGATGGTGCGGTCGATGGCGTCGAACCCCATCGTGTTCGCGATGGCGAACCCCGACCCGGAGATCGGCTACGAGGCGGCGAAAGCCGCCCGCGACGACACCGTCGTCGTCGCCACCGGCCGGTCGGACTGCCCGAACCAGGTGAACAACGTCCTCGGGTTCCCGTTCATCTTCCGGGGCGCCCTCGACGTGCGCGCGACCGAGATCGACGAGGCGATGAAGCGCGCGGCCGCCGAGGCGCTCGCGGAGTTGGCACGCCGGGACGTGCCGGACGCGGTGGTCGACGCGTACGGCGACGGCCCGCTCCGGTTCGGCCCGGACTACCTCATCCCGAAGCCGCTGGACCAGCGCGTCCTCTACGAGGTGACGCCCGCGGTCGCGCGAGCGGCGATGGACAGCGGCACCGCGCGCCGCGACATCGACCCGGAGGCGTACCGCGAGCGCCTGGAGGCTCGCCTCGGCAAGTCCCGGGAGCTGATGCGGGTCGTGTTGAACAAAGCGCAGTCGGACCCGAAACGCGTCGCGCTCGCGGAGGGGGAACACGAACGGACGATCCGGGCGGCGAACAGACTGACCGAGGAGGGGATCGCGGAGCCGCTGCTCGTCGGCCGCGAGGAGCGCATCCGCCGGACGGTCTCGGAGCTTCGGCTCGATTTCGACCCCCGCGTCGTCGACCCCGCGGACGGATCGTGGGACCGCTACGCGGACGAACTGTACCGCAAGCGGCGGCGTGACGGTCTCACGCGGCGCGAGGCGGGCGAACTCGTCCGCACCGACCCCGACTACTTCGCCAGCGTGATGGTCGAGACGGGCGACGCCGACGCGATGCTCACCGGGCTGACCCACCACTACCCGTCGGCGCTGCGACCGCCGCTTGAGGTGATCGGGACGGCCGAGGACGCCGACTACGCCGCGGGCGTCTACCTCCTCACGCTCGGCAACCGCGTCGTCTTCTGTGCGGACGCGACCGTGAACCTCGACCCCGACGCCGAGGTGCTCGCGGAGGTGACGAAACACACCGCGACGCTCGCTCGGCGGTTCGACGTCGAGCCGCGGGCGGCACTGCTCTCGTACTCGGACTTCGGCTCCGTCGACACCGAGGGGACCCGCAAGCCGCGCGAGGCGGTCGCGACGCTCCACGACGACCCGGACGTGGACTTCCCCGTCGACGGCGAGATGCAGGCCGACACCGCCGTCGTCGAGGACCTGCTCGCGGACACCTACGAGTTCTCGCGGCTCGACGGGCCGGCGAACGTGCTGGTGTTCCCGAACCTCGAAGCCGGCAACATCGGCTACAAGCTGCTCCAGCGCCTCGGCGACGCAGAAGCGATCGGACCGATGCTCGTCGGCATGGACAAGCCGGCGCACGTCCTCCAGCGCGGCGACGACGTGAACGACATCGTCAACCTCGCGGCCGTCGCCGTCGCGGACGCCCAACAGCGGAGCGGCGACCGCTGA
- a CDS encoding endo-1,4-beta-xylanase has translation MAEQTLRAAAAERGFDVGAAVDADALATDPSYRRRLAREFTAVTPENALKMGPLRPSPDTYDFGDADAVVGFARAHDMRVRGHTLVWHNQTPSWFRPWEYTDDEIGEFLRTHVHTVAGRYRSAIDTWDVVNEAVADDGEMRETVWYDALGEEYLDLAFGWADEVAPDADLYYNDYGADAVNGKSDAVYDLLSRLLGRGVPVDGVGLQLHALGDWPDPDSVAENVARFRDLGLDVEITEMDVAFPAGEAPPDALARQADYYAEVVETCLDAGVDSLTVWGVDDARTWLRSFREFPERYTGDPLLFDDAGDPKPAYHAVRDALGRS, from the coding sequence ATGGCCGAGCAGACACTTCGAGCGGCGGCGGCGGAGCGTGGGTTCGACGTGGGCGCGGCGGTGGACGCCGACGCACTGGCGACCGACCCGAGTTACCGGCGGCGACTGGCGAGGGAGTTCACCGCGGTGACGCCCGAGAACGCGCTCAAGATGGGTCCGTTGCGCCCGTCGCCGGACACGTACGACTTCGGTGACGCCGACGCGGTCGTCGGCTTCGCCCGCGCCCACGACATGCGCGTCCGCGGCCACACGTTGGTGTGGCACAACCAGACCCCGTCGTGGTTCCGCCCGTGGGAGTACACCGACGACGAGATCGGGGAGTTCCTGCGGACGCACGTCCACACCGTCGCCGGCCGCTACCGTTCGGCGATCGACACGTGGGACGTGGTGAACGAAGCCGTCGCCGACGACGGTGAGATGCGGGAGACGGTGTGGTACGACGCGCTGGGCGAGGAGTACCTGGATCTGGCGTTCGGGTGGGCCGACGAGGTCGCGCCCGACGCCGACCTCTACTACAACGACTACGGCGCCGACGCGGTGAACGGGAAGTCCGACGCCGTGTACGACCTCCTCTCCCGGCTCCTCGGCCGGGGTGTCCCGGTCGACGGCGTCGGACTCCAACTCCACGCGCTGGGCGACTGGCCCGACCCCGATTCGGTCGCCGAGAACGTCGCCCGGTTCCGCGATCTGGGTCTCGACGTGGAGATCACGGAGATGGACGTGGCGTTCCCGGCGGGGGAGGCGCCCCCCGACGCGCTCGCCCGACAGGCCGACTACTACGCCGAGGTCGTGGAGACGTGCCTCGACGCCGGCGTCGACTCGCTCACCGTGTGGGGGGTCGACGACGCCCGGACGTGGCTCCGGTCGTTCCGCGAGTTCCCGGAGCGGTACACCGGCGACCCGCTGTTGTTCGACGACGCCGGCGACCCGAAGCCGGCGTACCACGCCGTCCGCGACGCACTCGGTCGGTCGTAG
- a CDS encoding CBS domain-containing protein: MLVERLMTRELVTCDAGASLRPAVERMLDADVGSVIVTRHSDPLAICTETDVLRATAATGRPLEDLPLRRVASHPLVTTTPGATVRRAVRTMTDNGIKKLPVVDGTDLVGIVTQSDIVAHYGDFVREAQRLDAEADAWNAGTD; this comes from the coding sequence GTGCTCGTCGAACGACTCATGACGCGGGAGTTGGTCACCTGCGACGCGGGCGCGTCGCTCCGGCCGGCCGTCGAGCGGATGCTCGACGCGGACGTCGGGAGCGTGATCGTCACCCGACACAGCGACCCCCTCGCGATCTGCACCGAGACGGACGTCCTCCGGGCGACCGCGGCGACCGGACGCCCGCTGGAGGACCTCCCGCTCCGCCGGGTCGCGAGCCACCCCCTCGTGACGACGACGCCCGGAGCGACGGTTCGTCGTGCCGTCCGGACGATGACCGACAACGGGATCAAGAAACTGCCCGTCGTCGACGGCACCGACCTCGTCGGGATCGTGACCCAGAGCGACATCGTCGCCCACTACGGCGACTTCGTCCGGGAGGCCCAGCGGCTCGACGCGGAGGCCGACGCGTGGAACGCCGGGACCGACTGA
- a CDS encoding polysaccharide deacetylase family protein has protein sequence MSTAYLTVDDAPSADLPAKTAMLAARGVPALFFCEGRRLADRPEHARDAVEQGFHLGNHTYSHRRASALSPEAFAAEVDRTEALLDDVYDAAAVTRPARLFRFPYGDRGGDDRDRLRAALADRGFVAPAPSVVGTDDGRADGRDAGGGRDWGWTVDVEDWTAADGADLRERVAAAGDRLRRPQADVLLFHDAGNTPAATAAFVAALREQGVEFGDPLGLVE, from the coding sequence GTGTCGACCGCGTACCTCACCGTCGACGACGCTCCGTCGGCGGACCTGCCGGCGAAGACGGCGATGCTCGCAGCACGCGGCGTCCCGGCGCTGTTCTTCTGTGAGGGTCGTCGCCTCGCCGACCGCCCCGAACACGCCCGCGACGCCGTCGAACAGGGCTTCCACCTGGGGAACCACACGTACTCCCACCGGCGCGCCTCCGCGCTGTCGCCCGAGGCGTTCGCCGCGGAGGTCGACCGCACCGAGGCGCTGCTCGACGACGTGTACGACGCGGCCGCGGTGACGCGGCCGGCGCGGCTGTTCCGGTTCCCGTACGGCGACCGCGGCGGCGACGACCGCGACCGCCTCCGAGCGGCGTTGGCCGACCGGGGGTTCGTGGCGCCCGCCCCGTCCGTCGTCGGGACCGACGACGGCCGAGCGGACGGCCGCGACGCCGGCGGCGGGCGCGACTGGGGGTGGACGGTCGACGTCGAAGACTGGACGGCCGCCGACGGCGCGGACCTCCGGGAGCGCGTCGCGGCCGCGGGCGACCGACTCCGTCGACCGCAGGCGGACGTCCTGTTGTTCCACGACGCGGGCAACACGCCCGCGGCGACGGCGGCGTTCGTCGCGGCCCTGCGCGAGCAGGGGGTCGAGTTCGGCGACCCGCTGGGACTCGTGGAGTGA
- a CDS encoding glycoside hydrolase family 43 protein — MEYTNPVIPGSHPDPSVTRAGDEYVLATSSFEYVPGVPLFRSRNLIDWTPIGHAFSRPSQVDLADVEASEGVFAPTIRYHDGTYYLVTTVVGGGGHLLVVADDPAGEWSDPVWIDGAGIDPDLFWDDGTCYLTYRAGEEGIVQTTLDTETGETGDERRSLGRRFVADYTEAPHLYERDGTYYLLVAEGGTHTNHAVCVARADSPTGPFVGFDDNPVLTHRHASGAFTPIQAVGHGDLVATPDGDWWLVFLGVRHHGGHPGWYHLGRETFLAPVEWRDGWPVVYGGDRIETTMRVDRDLDRDADATPWTTDGFGDALGREWNTRYRDRTDRYTLADGELALEGATDSLAAPDCSFLGRRQQHLDGRASVVVADAGAGTAGLAAVADERHHYALGVDGDEASLTLRVGEATERVAAETLPDGPVRLVIDATTERYRFSAVGGDGESVALGTARSKYLAAEVTGGFTGVYLGVYATAGAGDDDGRPARLREFAYGPA; from the coding sequence ATGGAGTACACGAACCCCGTGATACCGGGGAGTCACCCGGACCCGTCGGTGACCCGGGCGGGCGACGAGTACGTGCTCGCGACCAGTTCCTTCGAGTACGTCCCCGGCGTCCCGCTGTTCCGGAGCCGGAACCTGATCGACTGGACGCCGATCGGGCACGCGTTCTCGCGTCCCTCGCAGGTCGACCTCGCCGACGTCGAGGCGTCCGAGGGCGTGTTCGCGCCGACGATCCGCTACCACGACGGCACGTACTACCTCGTGACGACGGTCGTCGGCGGCGGCGGCCACCTCCTCGTCGTCGCCGACGACCCGGCCGGCGAGTGGTCCGACCCCGTGTGGATCGACGGCGCCGGTATCGACCCGGACCTGTTCTGGGACGACGGCACCTGCTATCTCACCTATCGGGCCGGCGAGGAGGGCATCGTCCAGACGACGCTCGACACCGAGACGGGGGAGACGGGCGACGAACGGCGGTCGCTCGGCCGGCGGTTCGTCGCCGACTACACCGAGGCGCCACATCTGTACGAGCGCGACGGGACTTACTACCTGCTCGTCGCCGAGGGCGGCACGCACACCAACCACGCGGTGTGTGTCGCGCGGGCGGACTCCCCGACCGGGCCGTTCGTCGGGTTCGACGACAACCCCGTCCTCACCCACCGGCACGCCTCGGGCGCGTTCACGCCGATACAGGCGGTCGGCCACGGCGACCTCGTGGCGACGCCCGACGGCGACTGGTGGCTCGTGTTCCTCGGCGTCCGCCACCACGGCGGCCACCCCGGCTGGTACCACCTCGGCCGCGAGACGTTCCTCGCGCCCGTCGAGTGGCGCGACGGCTGGCCCGTCGTGTACGGCGGCGACCGCATCGAGACGACGATGCGCGTCGACCGCGACCTCGACCGCGACGCCGACGCCACGCCGTGGACGACGGACGGCTTCGGCGACGCGCTGGGCCGCGAGTGGAACACGCGTTACCGCGACCGGACGGACCGCTACACGCTCGCCGACGGCGAACTCGCGCTCGAGGGCGCGACCGACAGCCTCGCGGCCCCCGACTGCTCGTTCCTCGGTCGCCGCCAGCAACACCTCGACGGGCGGGCGTCCGTGGTCGTCGCCGACGCGGGCGCCGGGACCGCCGGGCTGGCAGCCGTCGCCGACGAGCGCCACCACTACGCGCTCGGCGTCGACGGCGACGAGGCGAGCCTCACGCTCCGGGTCGGGGAGGCGACCGAGCGCGTCGCCGCCGAGACGCTCCCGGACGGGCCGGTCCGACTGGTGATCGACGCGACGACCGAGCGCTACCGCTTCTCCGCGGTCGGCGGCGACGGCGAGTCGGTCGCCCTCGGAACCGCCCGCAGCAAGTACCTCGCGGCGGAGGTGACCGGCGGCTTCACCGGTGTGTACCTCGGCGTGTACGCGACCGCGGGAGCCGGCGACGACGACGGACGGCCGGCACGCTTGCGCGAGTTCGCGTACGGTCCCGCGTGA
- a CDS encoding mannonate dehydratase, with protein sequence MTDTTDWAELPMRVGLGQFMEPTEERLRFAKQLGVDDVLLNMYQYDRPEYEHMPDGEEMPLEGDGVWSAENLVALRERVEAAGLRLNAIENFPTSFYDDVMLGREGRDEQLANLKETIRNVGAAAIPVFGYHWAPAGVWRTGTETVRGGARVSAFDADAVDDALTHGREYTEAEMWDNYERFLRELLPVAEEAGVTMCLHPTDPPMPSLGGVAQIARDFDRFRRAMEIVPSDNHGLEFCLGCWSEMGEDVEEVIRYFGGRDEIVYVHFRDVEGTVPAFHETFVDEGNYDEYAVLSLLDEVGFDGMMIPDHTPHVEGDSDWEHRGRAFTVGYLRGMLRAYRAERGRDR encoded by the coding sequence ATGACGGACACGACCGACTGGGCGGAGCTACCGATGCGCGTCGGACTCGGGCAGTTCATGGAGCCGACCGAGGAGCGCCTGCGCTTCGCGAAACAGCTTGGCGTCGACGACGTCCTGCTCAACATGTACCAGTACGACCGCCCGGAGTACGAACACATGCCCGACGGCGAGGAGATGCCCCTGGAGGGCGACGGCGTCTGGTCGGCCGAGAACCTCGTCGCCTTGCGCGAGCGGGTCGAGGCGGCCGGCCTCCGCCTGAACGCCATCGAGAACTTCCCGACGTCGTTCTACGACGACGTGATGCTCGGCCGCGAGGGGCGCGACGAACAGCTTGCGAACCTGAAGGAGACGATCCGCAACGTCGGCGCCGCGGCCATCCCCGTGTTCGGGTACCACTGGGCGCCGGCCGGCGTCTGGCGGACGGGGACGGAGACGGTCCGCGGCGGCGCGCGCGTCTCCGCGTTCGACGCCGACGCCGTCGACGACGCGCTCACGCACGGCCGCGAGTACACCGAGGCGGAGATGTGGGACAACTACGAGCGCTTCCTGCGCGAACTGCTCCCCGTCGCCGAGGAGGCGGGCGTGACGATGTGTCTCCACCCGACGGACCCGCCGATGCCGTCGTTGGGCGGCGTCGCGCAGATCGCCCGCGACTTCGACAGGTTCCGGCGCGCGATGGAGATCGTCCCGAGCGACAACCACGGGCTGGAGTTCTGCCTCGGCTGCTGGTCGGAGATGGGCGAGGACGTCGAGGAGGTGATCCGCTACTTCGGCGGGCGCGACGAGATCGTGTACGTCCACTTCCGCGACGTCGAGGGGACGGTGCCCGCGTTCCACGAGACGTTCGTCGACGAGGGGAACTACGACGAGTACGCCGTGCTCTCGTTGCTCGACGAGGTGGGGTTCGACGGGATGATGATCCCGGACCACACCCCCCACGTGGAGGGCGACAGCGACTGGGAACACCGCGGCCGCGCGTTCACCGTCGGCTACCTCCGCGGGATGTTGCGGGCGTACCGCGCCGAGCGCGGCCGGGACCGCTGA